A single region of the Salmo salar chromosome ssa16, Ssal_v3.1, whole genome shotgun sequence genome encodes:
- the s100b gene encoding protein S100-B, with protein MTDLESSLATIMEVFHKYAEKEGDKHKLKKSELKDLINEELPALTGQVKDQATMDSLMESLDTDGDSELDFQEFMTFITMVTVCCHDFCEHHEDE; from the exons ATGACTGATCTGGAGAGTTCACTGGCCACCATCATGGAGGTGTTCCATAAGTACGCAGAGAAAGAAGGAGACAAGCACAAACTGAAGAAAAGTGAACTGAAAGACTTGATCAATGAGGAGCTACCAGCCCTTACAGGG CAAGTGAAGGACCAGGCCACTATGGACAGTTTGATGGAGAGTCTGGACACGGACGGAGACTCGGAATTGGACTTCCAAGAGTTCATGACATTTATCACCATGGTAACTGTCTGTTGCCATGATTTCTGCGAGCACCATGAGGACGAGTAG